One segment of Excalfactoria chinensis isolate bCotChi1 chromosome 27, bCotChi1.hap2, whole genome shotgun sequence DNA contains the following:
- the LOC140263104 gene encoding C-type lectin domain family 2 member B-like, whose amino-acid sequence MEEMREYPNFGGTERSRREGPSHRPCITIQLTLAALFTVLLITAVAFAVQAFQPHPQPCAQCPFDWIGFRGKCYRFSEDESNWTSSHNNCSALGASLAVLDSAEDLSFAMRHKGSSPHWVGLTREGQEHPWQWLNRSPSSHPFQVQGDGPCAYLGDAGLSSSHCSQRRNWVCTKPALQNTSRKNLCIST is encoded by the exons GTCCCAGCCATAGGCCATGCATTACCATCCAGCTGACGTTGGCAGCGCTGTTCACGGTGCtgctcatcactgctgttgccTTTGCAG TGCAGGCAttccagccccatccccagccctgtgctcagtgTCCCTTCGACTGGATTGGATTCAGAGGAAAGTGCTACCGCTTCTCAGAGGATGAAAGCAATTGGACTTCCAGCCACAacaactgctctgctcttgggGCTTCCTTGGCTGTGTTGGACAGCGCTGAGGACTTG AGCTTTGCAATGAGACACAAAGGCAGCTCCCCCCACTGGGTTGGCCTCACACGGGAAGGCCAAGAGCATCCATGGCAATGGCTGAACCGCTCTCCTTCCTCTCACCC gttcCAGGTGCAAGGCGATGGTCCCTGTGCATACCTGGGGGACGCCGGGCTCAGCTCCTCCCACTGCAGCCAGCGCAGGAATTGGGTTTGCACCAAACCCGCCTTGCAAAACACGAGCAGGAAGAACTTGTGCATCAGCACCTGA